The following proteins are co-located in the Piscirickettsia litoralis genome:
- the rpsO gene encoding 30S ribosomal protein S15 has protein sequence MLSSTDKEQIVRDFQRVEGDTGSPEVQVALLSSRIKYLTDHFKTHHHDFHSRRGLVRLVSQRRKLLDYLKRKDAERYRSLIARLGLRR, from the coding sequence ATGTTAAGCAGCACTGATAAAGAACAAATTGTTCGCGACTTCCAACGCGTTGAAGGAGACACCGGTTCTCCAGAAGTGCAAGTTGCATTATTGTCTTCGCGTATCAAGTATCTGACAGATCACTTTAAAACGCATCACCATGACTTTCATTCACGTCGCGGTCTAGTTCGTCTAGTTAGCCAACGTCGTAAGTTATTGGATTACTTAAAGCGTAAAGACGCTGAACGCTATCGTTCACTGATCGCTCGCTTAGGTCTGCGTCGATAA
- the truB gene encoding tRNA pseudouridine(55) synthase TruB produces the protein MARRRKGRKLDGVLLLDKPTGLSSNHALQRVKRFYQAQKAGHTGTLDPLATGMLPICFGEATKFSRFLLDTDKCYQTIAKLGERTDTLDSEGEITERLPVTVTRADIEGVLPSFRGEISQVPPMYSALKKDGKPLYKLARQGVEIERVARDVTIHSLELLNVAENSMNIELAAHCSKGTYIRSLVDDIGQALGCGAHVSELRRTRVAHFSDNQLVSLQVIESLAKQNDLTALDGYVLPIEAMLTDLPELRLTPEMAYYMRTGRSVSLNTQQAIGAYVCVFDEKAHQFIGVAEVVAENELKPVRILSTDINNN, from the coding sequence ATGGCAAGACGCAGAAAAGGCCGTAAGCTTGATGGGGTTTTGTTATTAGATAAGCCGACTGGCTTAAGCTCTAATCATGCTCTGCAGCGGGTAAAACGCTTTTATCAAGCTCAAAAAGCAGGACATACGGGGACACTCGATCCATTGGCAACAGGAATGTTGCCAATTTGCTTTGGTGAAGCCACTAAATTCTCACGTTTTTTACTAGATACAGATAAGTGTTATCAAACCATCGCTAAGCTCGGTGAGCGTACTGATACCCTGGATAGTGAAGGTGAAATTACTGAACGTTTGCCAGTGACAGTAACACGCGCAGACATTGAAGGGGTATTGCCAAGCTTTCGTGGCGAGATCAGTCAGGTGCCGCCGATGTATTCTGCGCTTAAAAAAGACGGCAAGCCTTTATATAAGCTCGCACGTCAAGGCGTAGAAATTGAGCGCGTTGCGCGTGATGTGACTATACACTCACTAGAGTTATTAAATGTTGCTGAAAATTCGATGAATATAGAACTTGCTGCTCATTGCAGTAAGGGGACTTATATTCGCAGCCTGGTTGATGATATTGGTCAGGCGTTAGGTTGTGGGGCGCATGTTAGTGAGTTGCGCCGCACGCGAGTTGCCCATTTTAGTGACAACCAGCTTGTATCACTGCAAGTGATTGAAAGCCTTGCAAAACAAAACGATTTAACGGCCTTGGATGGCTATGTATTGCCGATAGAGGCAATGTTAACAGACTTGCCAGAATTGCGCTTAACCCCAGAAATGGCGTACTATATGCGCACGGGGCGGTCTGTTTCTTTGAATACGCAGCAAGCAATTGGTGCTTATGTCTGTGTATTTGATGAAAAAGCACACCAATTCATTGGTGTCGCCGAAGTTGTGGCAGAGAATGAGCTGAAGCCCGTTCGCATTCTGTCCACTGATATAAATAATAACTAG
- the rbfA gene encoding 30S ribosome-binding factor RbfA, whose product MKEYSRTQRIADQMQKELAELLQQEMKDPRIGMVTVSAVEVSKDLAHAKVYVTMMQEADEREEALVVLQKAAGFLRSMLAKRMNLRTTPKLRFEYDGSTEQGNALSALINKALHGKS is encoded by the coding sequence ATGAAAGAGTATAGTCGTACCCAGCGTATTGCTGACCAAATGCAAAAAGAGCTTGCTGAGTTGTTACAGCAAGAAATGAAAGATCCACGCATCGGCATGGTGACCGTGTCTGCGGTTGAGGTTTCAAAAGACCTCGCCCACGCCAAGGTTTATGTGACGATGATGCAAGAGGCTGATGAGCGTGAAGAAGCGCTTGTTGTTTTGCAAAAAGCCGCGGGCTTTCTGCGCTCCATGTTGGCAAAGCGCATGAATCTGCGTACGACACCGAAATTACGTTTTGAGTATGATGGCTCGACAGAACAGGGTAATGCCTTGTCCGCTTTGATTAATAAAGCATTACATGGCAAGAGTTAA
- the infB gene encoding translation initiation factor IF-2, translated as MSEVNVKSLASSIGVDVDRLLKHLEEAGLPATGPEQVLTDQDKTTLLSFLKKSHGTTTGEAPRKITLRRKEHSELKVKSADGGRKTVNIQVKKKRTYVKKDPDLEAKEAELKAREEAERQAAIEAERVAAEKAKREQIEAEQKRKAEAKRQAELKKAAEQEKKKAQEKQDPEKAEKERLERELAERREAELEAKRVAAEEEARRQTALEAERIAKQTQGQKAVEEEKVDASAEEEHHVHTKKVAASGWADRDITATDMERQAKRSKSKRAAAKQDARGGNKRGGKKARTHNKAGEQLQHAFSKPTAPVKREVAIPEAITVAELAQKMSVKGAEVVKVLMKMGVMATINQILDQDTAVLIVEELGHTPKILQENAVEAAVLAAANVDGEQEQRAPVVTIMGHVDHGKTSLLDYIRRAKVAAGEAGGITQHIGAYQVKHERGTITFLDTPGHAAFTAMRARGANCTDVVILVVAADDGVMPQTIEAIQHARAAEVPLIVAVNKIDKDTADLDRVRTELSQHEVISEDWGGDNMFVNVSAKTGQGIDDLLDSILLQAEVLELEAQVNAPAQGVVLEARLDKGRGSVASLLVQKGTLKQGDIVLAGLEYGRVRAMHDDLGHTTKSAGPSCPVEILGLSGTPSGGDEFSVVADEKKAREVALFRQGKYREVKLARQQANKLSAMFEGMAEGDVDTLNILVKTDVQGSLEALTESLTKLSTDEVKVKVIASGVGGITESDVNLAMASNAVMVGFNVRADLTARRLAAAEELEIRYYSVIYDIINDVKAAMTGLLSPEVKEQITGIAQVREVYRSSKLGAVAGCMVVDGTVKRNNPIRVLRDNVVIYEGELESLRRFKDDVQDVRNGMECGIGVKNYNDIKVGDQIEVFEKVEVARQL; from the coding sequence ATGTCAGAAGTGAATGTGAAAAGTTTAGCAAGCTCAATTGGCGTTGATGTAGATCGCTTATTGAAGCACTTAGAAGAAGCCGGTCTGCCAGCAACAGGTCCAGAGCAAGTGTTAACCGATCAGGATAAAACGACGCTATTAAGCTTCTTGAAAAAATCGCACGGGACAACGACGGGTGAAGCTCCGCGTAAGATTACCTTGCGTCGTAAGGAGCATAGCGAGTTAAAAGTGAAGTCTGCCGATGGCGGTCGCAAGACTGTTAATATTCAAGTGAAGAAAAAGCGGACTTACGTTAAGAAAGATCCTGATCTTGAGGCGAAAGAAGCCGAATTAAAGGCGCGTGAAGAGGCTGAACGTCAGGCGGCAATCGAAGCAGAGCGTGTTGCTGCAGAAAAAGCCAAGCGTGAGCAGATCGAAGCTGAGCAAAAGCGTAAAGCAGAAGCAAAGCGTCAAGCAGAGCTGAAAAAAGCAGCTGAGCAAGAGAAGAAAAAAGCACAAGAAAAGCAAGATCCTGAAAAGGCGGAAAAAGAGCGCTTAGAAAGAGAACTTGCTGAGCGTCGTGAAGCTGAGCTTGAAGCGAAACGAGTTGCTGCCGAAGAAGAGGCGCGTCGCCAGACCGCCTTAGAGGCGGAGCGTATTGCTAAGCAAACGCAAGGGCAAAAAGCGGTAGAAGAAGAGAAAGTGGATGCTAGCGCAGAAGAAGAGCATCACGTGCATACGAAGAAAGTGGCTGCAAGTGGTTGGGCTGATCGAGATATTACGGCAACGGACATGGAGCGCCAAGCTAAGCGCAGCAAATCTAAGCGTGCGGCGGCTAAGCAAGATGCTCGTGGTGGTAATAAGCGTGGTGGCAAAAAAGCACGGACTCACAATAAAGCCGGTGAGCAATTGCAGCACGCCTTCTCTAAGCCGACAGCACCGGTAAAACGTGAAGTTGCTATTCCTGAGGCGATTACGGTTGCAGAGCTTGCACAAAAAATGTCGGTTAAAGGCGCTGAAGTCGTTAAAGTCCTCATGAAAATGGGGGTGATGGCAACGATTAACCAGATTCTTGATCAAGATACTGCTGTATTGATTGTTGAAGAGTTAGGTCATACGCCGAAGATCTTACAAGAAAATGCGGTTGAAGCTGCGGTATTAGCCGCTGCGAATGTGGATGGCGAGCAAGAGCAACGTGCACCGGTGGTGACCATTATGGGCCATGTTGACCACGGTAAAACATCACTGCTTGACTATATTCGTCGTGCTAAAGTCGCGGCAGGTGAAGCCGGTGGTATCACTCAGCACATCGGTGCGTACCAGGTGAAACATGAGCGTGGCACGATCACTTTCTTAGATACCCCCGGTCACGCGGCCTTTACGGCGATGCGTGCGCGTGGTGCAAACTGTACGGATGTCGTGATATTGGTGGTTGCTGCTGATGATGGTGTGATGCCTCAGACTATTGAAGCGATTCAACACGCACGCGCTGCTGAGGTGCCACTGATTGTTGCTGTTAATAAGATTGATAAAGACACGGCGGATTTAGATCGTGTACGTACAGAGCTCAGCCAACATGAGGTAATTTCTGAGGACTGGGGTGGCGATAATATGTTTGTCAATGTCTCAGCGAAGACCGGTCAAGGCATTGATGATTTATTAGATAGCATTTTGTTGCAAGCTGAAGTTCTCGAGTTAGAAGCTCAGGTCAATGCACCAGCACAGGGTGTAGTGCTTGAGGCACGTTTAGATAAAGGCCGTGGTTCAGTCGCTTCTTTATTGGTTCAAAAGGGTACATTAAAGCAAGGCGATATTGTGCTCGCAGGGCTAGAATATGGCCGCGTGCGCGCCATGCATGATGATTTGGGTCATACGACTAAATCTGCGGGGCCTTCTTGTCCGGTAGAAATTTTAGGTTTGTCTGGCACACCGAGCGGTGGTGATGAATTTAGTGTGGTCGCTGATGAGAAAAAAGCCCGTGAAGTCGCACTATTCCGTCAAGGTAAATACCGTGAAGTCAAGCTTGCGCGTCAACAAGCGAATAAGCTTTCAGCGATGTTCGAGGGTATGGCCGAAGGTGATGTGGATACCTTAAATATATTGGTGAAGACAGATGTGCAAGGTTCGCTCGAAGCCTTGACTGAGTCATTGACTAAATTGTCGACCGATGAAGTTAAAGTCAAGGTGATTGCCAGCGGTGTTGGTGGAATCACCGAATCTGATGTGAATCTGGCGATGGCATCGAACGCGGTGATGGTGGGCTTTAACGTGCGTGCTGATTTAACGGCGCGTCGTTTGGCAGCGGCTGAAGAGCTAGAGATTCGTTATTACAGTGTGATTTATGACATCATCAATGATGTGAAAGCAGCGATGACCGGCTTGCTCTCTCCTGAAGTTAAAGAGCAGATTACCGGGATTGCACAAGTGCGTGAGGTTTACCGCTCATCGAAACTCGGTGCAGTGGCCGGTTGCATGGTCGTTGATGGTACCGTTAAGCGCAATAACCCGATTCGTGTCTTGCGTGATAACGTTGTGATTTACGAAGGGGAACTTGAGTCGTTAAGACGCTTCAAAGATGATGTGCAGGATGTTCGAAATGGCATGGAATGTGGTATCGGCGTGAAAAATTATAACGATATCAAAGTCGGTGATCAGATCGAGGTATTTGAGAAAGTTGAGGTCGCCAGACAGCTATAA
- the nusA gene encoding transcription termination factor NusA, with amino-acid sequence MGNKEILFIVEAISNEKGVDKDIIFEAVEIALAAATRKRSGIDMDVRVDIDQRTGDYDTYRRWTVIDDDEVEDTLESPDREIWLSVRREEKPDAKAGEIIEEPMESIEFGRIAAQTARQVIMQKVREAERNKVAEAYLSRVGELVSGVVKRATRESIIIDLGTAGAEAMLPREQMIDREIFRPGDRVRAYLMEVRKEARGPQLILTRASSEFLLELFKIEVPEVSEELIEIKSVARDPGLRAKVAVKTNDQRLDPIGACVGMRGARVQAISGELNNERIDIVLWDDNPMQLVINAMSPAEVDSIVVDEDNHSMDIAVAEDSLSQAIGRNGQNVRLASELTGWTLNVMSVDDANEKNQAEVDKLLKTFVEKLGIDDETAEVLIEEGFASIEEIAYVPQQEMMELEGFDEDIVTELRQRAKDALLTQELADEAQLEELGLTDELLNMEGMTRDLALKLAKHEILTMDDLAEQAVADLLEITELDEKEAGELIMTARAPWFAEDNKD; translated from the coding sequence ATGGGCAACAAAGAGATCCTGTTTATTGTTGAGGCCATTTCAAATGAGAAAGGTGTCGATAAAGACATTATTTTTGAAGCCGTAGAAATTGCATTGGCGGCGGCAACACGTAAACGCAGTGGCATTGATATGGATGTGCGCGTGGATATTGATCAAAGAACAGGTGATTACGATACATATCGTCGCTGGACAGTGATCGATGATGATGAGGTTGAAGATACGTTAGAGTCGCCTGATCGAGAAATTTGGCTGAGTGTCCGTCGTGAAGAAAAACCAGATGCCAAGGCGGGTGAAATTATTGAAGAGCCAATGGAGTCTATTGAGTTTGGTCGTATTGCTGCGCAAACAGCGCGCCAAGTGATTATGCAAAAAGTCCGCGAGGCTGAGCGCAATAAAGTCGCTGAAGCTTATTTATCTCGAGTGGGTGAATTAGTCTCTGGTGTGGTTAAGCGTGCAACACGTGAAAGCATTATTATTGATTTGGGCACCGCAGGCGCAGAAGCGATGCTGCCACGTGAGCAAATGATCGATCGTGAGATTTTCCGTCCAGGGGACCGCGTTCGTGCCTACCTAATGGAAGTGCGTAAAGAAGCGCGCGGCCCGCAATTGATTTTAACACGTGCGAGCAGTGAGTTTTTATTAGAGTTATTTAAGATTGAAGTTCCAGAAGTGTCTGAAGAGCTGATCGAGATTAAATCGGTTGCACGTGACCCAGGATTGCGAGCCAAAGTTGCTGTTAAAACCAATGATCAGCGTTTAGACCCGATTGGTGCTTGCGTGGGTATGCGTGGTGCGCGTGTTCAGGCGATTTCAGGCGAGTTGAATAATGAGCGCATCGATATCGTTCTTTGGGATGATAACCCAATGCAACTTGTGATTAACGCGATGAGCCCTGCTGAAGTTGATTCGATTGTTGTGGATGAAGACAATCACAGCATGGATATCGCTGTTGCTGAAGACTCTCTCTCTCAAGCGATTGGCCGTAATGGTCAAAATGTCCGCCTAGCCTCTGAATTAACGGGCTGGACCTTGAATGTTATGAGTGTCGATGATGCGAATGAGAAGAACCAAGCCGAAGTTGATAAGTTATTAAAGACCTTTGTTGAAAAGCTGGGTATCGATGATGAGACAGCCGAAGTCCTAATCGAAGAAGGTTTCGCTTCTATCGAAGAAATTGCTTATGTTCCTCAGCAGGAAATGATGGAATTAGAAGGCTTTGACGAAGATATCGTCACAGAGTTGCGTCAGCGTGCGAAAGATGCGCTACTCACTCAGGAATTGGCCGACGAAGCTCAGCTTGAAGAGCTTGGTTTGACCGATGAGTTGCTGAATATGGAAGGGATGACGCGAGACTTAGCGCTGAAGTTGGCTAAGCATGAAATTTTAACGATGGATGACTTGGCGGAGCAAGCCGTAGCTGACTTGCTAGAGATCACTGAGCTTGATGAGAAAGAGGCAGGTGAGTTAATTATGACGGCCAGGGCACCATGGTTTGCCGAGGACAATAAAGACTAA
- the rimP gene encoding ribosome maturation factor RimP, translating to MKHNESLTEMLSLVVAGLGFELWGIEQVPQGSQSVLRVYIEGPKGVTVEDCATVSRQIGAVLDVEDPIAGNYLLEVSSPGLDRLLFTPEQYEHYLEQELQIRLKVLNNGKRRIRGRLTAVTEKGICIDVKDEPFEISWAEIDRANVFTKF from the coding sequence ATGAAACACAATGAATCTTTAACAGAAATGTTGTCGCTAGTCGTGGCAGGTTTAGGGTTTGAACTCTGGGGTATCGAGCAGGTCCCTCAAGGGTCGCAGTCCGTCTTGCGTGTTTATATAGAAGGCCCTAAGGGCGTCACCGTTGAAGACTGTGCAACGGTTAGCCGTCAAATTGGGGCGGTGTTAGATGTGGAAGATCCGATTGCAGGTAATTATTTATTGGAGGTTTCTTCTCCAGGATTAGATCGATTACTATTTACGCCAGAACAATATGAACATTATCTTGAGCAAGAATTGCAAATTCGTTTAAAAGTGCTCAATAATGGGAAACGCAGAATTCGTGGTCGCTTAACCGCGGTGACAGAAAAAGGGATTTGTATTGATGTAAAGGATGAACCGTTTGAAATTAGCTGGGCAGAAATTGACCGAGCGAATGTATTTACGAAGTTTTAA